The Microbulbifer hydrolyticus genome has a segment encoding these proteins:
- a CDS encoding 3-deoxy-D-manno-octulosonic acid kinase, producing the protein MGYRQFKSGRARLIYDDEIVGADCEKLFHREWLQANSHCALVERGKAVMFEYNGVELVFKQYHRGGLAGRLVEKSYLYSRLPNTRVWREFNMLREMRELGLPVPRPVAARCVSVPPLAYRGAMITERVADSKTLTEVLCEKTLDNASWEKLGGLIAHFHAKNVYHADLNANNILLTGSGDFYLIDFDKGVMRKALSRQDALSNVARLRRSLDKLQGRLSPFHFSSDNWQALERGYAAAAG; encoded by the coding sequence GTGGGGTATCGGCAATTCAAAAGCGGGCGCGCCAGACTTATCTACGACGATGAAATCGTCGGCGCGGACTGTGAGAAGCTTTTCCATCGAGAATGGTTGCAAGCCAACAGCCACTGTGCGCTGGTGGAGCGTGGCAAGGCGGTAATGTTTGAGTACAACGGCGTGGAGCTGGTGTTCAAGCAGTATCATCGCGGTGGTCTCGCAGGTCGTCTGGTGGAAAAGTCCTACCTCTACAGTCGCCTGCCCAATACCCGGGTATGGCGCGAATTCAACATGTTGCGTGAAATGCGTGAGCTGGGCCTGCCTGTTCCACGGCCGGTTGCGGCGCGCTGCGTCAGCGTTCCCCCGCTGGCTTATCGAGGCGCGATGATTACCGAGCGTGTTGCGGATTCGAAAACGCTGACCGAAGTGCTGTGTGAAAAAACGCTGGATAACGCGAGCTGGGAAAAGCTGGGCGGTCTGATCGCGCATTTTCACGCAAAGAACGTCTACCACGCAGATCTGAATGCCAACAATATTCTGCTGACCGGAAGTGGTGACTTTTACCTGATTGATTTCGACAAGGGGGTAATGCGAAAAGCCCTTTCCCGTCAGGATGCGCTATCCAATGTGGCCAGACTGCGGCGCTCCCTCGACAAGTTGCAGGGGCGGCTCTCACCGTTTCACTTTTCCAGTGACAATTGGCAGGCCCTTGAAAGGGGCTACGCCGCAGCCGCGGGCTAA
- a CDS encoding NAD-dependent epimerase, with translation MKYLVTGNAGFIGFHVAKALISRGDSVVGVDNVNDYYDTSLKEDRLQALEQIASRQGGDVEYEFVRANIADKTAIDDCFQRHDFDRVIHLAAQAGVRHSIEHPEAYVESNLIGFFNLLEACRHAKTPHLSYASTSSVYGGNTSMPFSEDHGADHPLQFYAATKRANELMAHSYSHLFQLPTTGLRFFTVYGPWGRPDMALFKFTRLILEGKPIPVFNHGHHSRDFTYIDDIVEGVIKSSDQIASADPDWSSAAPTPATSNAPYRVFNIGNGNPAQLSAYIDALEEALGKKAVREMLPMQPGDIPDTHADTRKLQQAIGYRPDTSVREGVQKFVEWYRDYYSV, from the coding sequence ATGAAGTATCTGGTTACCGGCAATGCGGGCTTTATCGGCTTTCACGTGGCAAAAGCCCTGATATCACGGGGCGACTCGGTGGTGGGCGTGGACAACGTCAACGACTACTACGACACCAGTCTCAAGGAAGACCGCCTGCAGGCGCTTGAGCAGATCGCCAGCCGGCAGGGCGGCGATGTCGAGTATGAGTTTGTGCGCGCCAATATCGCCGATAAAACGGCGATCGACGACTGCTTCCAACGCCACGACTTCGACCGGGTGATTCACCTGGCCGCGCAGGCTGGGGTACGCCACTCCATCGAGCACCCGGAGGCGTACGTCGAGAGTAACCTCATCGGTTTTTTCAACCTGCTCGAGGCCTGCCGCCACGCGAAAACACCGCACCTGTCCTATGCCAGTACCAGCAGTGTGTACGGCGGCAACACCAGCATGCCGTTCAGCGAGGACCACGGGGCAGACCACCCACTGCAGTTCTACGCAGCCACCAAGCGCGCCAACGAACTGATGGCGCACAGTTACAGCCACCTGTTTCAACTGCCCACCACCGGACTGCGTTTTTTTACCGTGTACGGCCCATGGGGCCGCCCGGACATGGCCCTGTTCAAGTTCACCCGCCTGATTCTCGAGGGCAAACCCATTCCGGTGTTCAACCATGGCCATCACAGCCGGGACTTCACCTACATCGACGACATCGTAGAGGGTGTCATCAAGTCTTCGGACCAGATCGCCAGCGCAGATCCCGACTGGTCCAGCGCAGCACCAACACCGGCCACCAGTAATGCACCATACCGGGTTTTCAATATCGGTAATGGCAACCCGGCCCAGCTTTCCGCATACATCGATGCACTCGAGGAAGCCCTGGGGAAAAAGGCCGTCCGCGAAATGCTGCCGATGCAGCCGGGCGACATTCCCGACACTCACGCAGACACCCGCAAACTGCAACAGGCGATCGGCTATCGGCCGGACACCAGCGTGCGTGAAGGGGTACAAAAATTTGTGGAGTGGTACCGGGACTACTATTCCGTGTAG
- a CDS encoding TolC family outer membrane protein, which yields MTRSAKGRLAQRIGRPIKSLLAATVMGLGTSFAAMQAQADTLWEIYLQALDNDPQLAADRAAYRAGLEAKNLGRSALLPQVNASAEASKTKTDFSSVGTQFDNTTGALFGFTTRGDSDVDSTSYGARLDQALFDLPAWFGYKQGKTVSEQATAEFSANQQDMMVRVAAAYFDVLRAHDVLEAALAEEEALAKQLEQTQQRFEVGLTAITDVYDSRSAYDSAVARRLTAQDDLLSNFDALSVLTGRDHDVVAPLQPGFTVAAPDPADRASWVEFALANNFSLKAARLSADAARYGARAAAADHLPTLTGSLSYRNIDEDGERNSVTSAEGRGSVRSSIPIDGSTEISIAAISFNMPLYSGGRLSASRREARNQAFQAEDIRNLTERNTIQDTRTLHRAVTTDTSRVEAREQAVISAKSALDATQAGYEVGTRNIVDVLLAQRTLALAKTDYANALYDYILNTLNLKLVAGLLAPEDLQQLDASLNPASPVSRAHILDSGAASFSK from the coding sequence ATGACAAGAAGTGCAAAGGGGCGCCTCGCCCAGCGTATTGGCCGCCCGATCAAATCTCTGCTCGCCGCCACCGTCATGGGACTTGGCACCAGTTTCGCTGCCATGCAGGCCCAGGCCGACACCCTGTGGGAAATCTACCTGCAGGCACTGGACAACGACCCGCAACTGGCCGCGGATCGCGCCGCTTACCGTGCCGGCCTGGAGGCGAAGAACCTCGGCCGCTCCGCGCTGCTGCCGCAGGTGAATGCCTCTGCGGAAGCCAGCAAAACCAAGACTGACTTCAGTTCGGTAGGTACCCAGTTCGACAACACCACCGGCGCCCTTTTCGGCTTCACCACCAGAGGCGACAGCGACGTCGATAGCACCAGTTATGGCGCGCGCCTGGATCAGGCGCTGTTCGATCTGCCAGCCTGGTTCGGCTACAAGCAGGGCAAGACGGTGAGCGAGCAGGCCACCGCAGAGTTCAGCGCTAATCAGCAGGACATGATGGTGCGCGTCGCTGCGGCCTATTTCGACGTGCTGCGCGCGCACGACGTGCTGGAGGCGGCCCTTGCCGAAGAAGAGGCCCTGGCCAAGCAGCTGGAGCAGACCCAGCAGCGCTTCGAGGTGGGCCTGACTGCCATCACCGACGTCTACGACTCCCGCTCTGCCTATGACAGTGCCGTGGCCCGTCGCCTCACCGCCCAGGACGACCTGTTGAGCAACTTTGATGCGCTGTCCGTACTGACCGGACGCGATCACGACGTGGTCGCCCCACTGCAGCCCGGTTTCACCGTGGCGGCACCGGACCCCGCAGATCGCGCCTCCTGGGTGGAATTTGCCCTGGCCAACAACTTCTCCCTCAAGGCCGCACGCCTGTCGGCAGACGCCGCCCGCTACGGTGCCCGCGCTGCCGCGGCCGATCACCTGCCGACACTGACTGGCTCGCTGAGCTACAGAAATATCGACGAAGATGGCGAGCGCAATTCGGTAACCAGCGCCGAGGGGCGCGGCAGCGTAAGATCTTCGATCCCGATTGACGGCAGCACCGAGATTTCGATTGCCGCCATTAGCTTTAACATGCCGCTATACAGTGGCGGCCGCCTCAGCGCCAGCCGCCGCGAGGCGCGCAACCAGGCATTTCAGGCCGAGGACATCCGCAACCTGACCGAGCGCAACACCATTCAGGACACCCGCACCCTGCACCGGGCGGTTACTACCGATACCAGCCGGGTGGAAGCGCGCGAGCAGGCGGTTATTTCCGCCAAGAGTGCCCTCGACGCCACCCAGGCGGGTTACGAGGTGGGCACCCGCAACATCGTCGATGTGCTACTCGCGCAGCGCACCCTGGCCCTGGCCAAGACCGACTACGCCAATGCGCTGTATGACTACATCCTGAACACCCTCAACCTGAAGCTGGTGGCCGGCCTGCTGGCCCCGGAAGACCTGCAGCAGCTGGACGCAAGCCTGAACCCGGCGAGCCCGGTTTCCCGCGCCCACATCCTCGATAGCGGCGCCGCAAGCTTCAGCAAATAA